Proteins co-encoded in one Malus sylvestris chromosome 9, drMalSylv7.2, whole genome shotgun sequence genomic window:
- the LOC126633886 gene encoding uncharacterized protein LOC126633886 — protein sequence MSNRLVELGQRIERLKSNTFDNFVPTNSPNFREEEEGNSPSSTSEGSKHINWEREEEMADNQDELRALEDFAQPIIPNSPSCILLPTEARNYDLKSSHFHMLPSFYGLPNEDPLAHVKEFYNVVSGLPLQGVSEANLRMRVFPYTLKDRAKSWLMTLAPGSLITWDAVAKKFLEKFFSTQKTATLRGQIFNFKQDDGEPFNECWERFKGLLLQCPHHGLPFHLQMQIFYDGLTQTCQSTVDNAAGGALKKKNAQESYNIYEMLGSNAQHKDLRGKKVGVYETNSNHELSLQVANLEKKLEAVLNMVPKANEVCAICNIPNHLTHQCPSREAYPEFVQEQVNLMNSYNQRPRNDVYSNTYNPSWRDHPNLSWRNNNQNQNQFQNFQPKPATTLEDTVKLLAQNTLQFQQATNTTFQQHSAALTKMETQLGQIADALNQREVGKFPSQPVMLQRNQEQAKAITTLRSGKVINNKVGNEVTNEFDHVNAGVTQGENEKPNEEPSPANSSFEAPNLHKAEKPYTPPIPFPGRLAKSKQDKSFKDIFDILSKVNVNLPLLDVIRNMPAYGKFFKELNNYKRKYGPHEKVVVSENVSAVLQRKLPPKLKDPGSFSINITIGENKVEKAMLDLGASINLMPYSVYLQLGLGELKATTISLQLADRSVKYPRGIVEDILVQIDKLILPADFVVLDMEEAPIHDRELPILLGRPFMATAKTIIDVQNGLLTMTVLGETVQFKVFESLSHPSSSLECYAIDVLDSLVFSKFLQAQSSEPLQTVLTQSQDEFDEEDALMKVVAALEALAPYPLNVSPLVEHLEPSRSHLIPSIVKAPKLELKPLPPHLKYAYLAEFETLPVIIASDLNPNEEDKLMRVLKESKSAIGWSIADIKGISPTMCMHRILLEDGSKTTREPQRRLNPHMKEVVRSEVLKLLDVGIIYPISDSKWVSAIQVVPKKVGITVMTNENKELVPTKPTSSWRVCTDYRKLNSSTRKDYFPMPFIDQMLERLAGYSHYCFLDGYSGYNQIAIAPEDQEKTTFTCPFGTFAYRRMPFGLCNAPATFQRCMLAIFSDMVERFIEYFKDVRKQIWFSIGKNANSW from the exons ATGTCAAATAGACTTGTTGAGTTAGGCCAAAGAATTGAACGGTTAAAGAGCAATACTTTTGACAACTTTGTGCCAACAAATTCACCCAATTTccgtgaagaagaggaagggaaTTCGCCTAGTTCAACAAGTGAAGGATCTAAGCACATTAATtgggaaagagaagaagagatggCGGACAACCAAGATGAACTTCGAGCTTTGGAGGACTTTGCTCAACCAATCATACCAAATTCTCCTTCATGCATCTTGCTGCCCACCGAAGCTAGAAACTATGATCTTAAATCTTCACATTTTCATATGCTTCCCTCGTTTTATGGCTTACCTAATGAAGATCCTTTAGCTCATGTGAAAGAATTCTATAATGTTGTGAGTGGTTTACCTTTGCAGGGAGTAAGTGAAGCAAATTTGAGGATGAGAGTATTCCCTTACACATTGAAAGATAGGGCCAAGAGTTGGTTGATGACTCTAGCACCGGGGTCCCTCATCACTTGGGATGCCGTGGCTAAGaagttcttggagaagttcttctcCACTCAAAAGACAGCCACATTAAGGGgacaaatcttcaatttcaaacAAGATGATGGAGAACCTTTCAATGAGTGTTGGGAGCGTTTTAAAGGCCTTTTGTTGCAATGTCCACACCATGGGTTACCTTTTCATTTACAAATGCAAATTTTCTATGATGGACTAACCCAAACATGTCAATCAACTGTTGATAATGCAGCAGGTGgagctttgaagaaaaagaatgctCAAGAGTCATATAACATTTATGAGATGTTGGGGTCTAATGCTCAACACAAAGATCTAAGGGGTAAGAAAGTTGGAGTGTATGAAACAAATTCTAATCATGAACTTTCCTTGCAGGTAGCTAACCTAGAGAAGAAGCTTGAAGCCGTGCTCAACATGGTGCCAAAAGCAAATGAGGTGTGTGCCATTTGCAACATACCAAACCACCTTACTCATCAATGTCCATCTAGGGAAGCCTACCCCGAATTTGTCCAAGAACAAGTGAACCTCATGAATTCTTACAATCAAAGGCCAAGGAATGATGTgtattcaaacacatataacccaagttggagagatcatcccaaTCTTTCATGGAGGAACaacaatcaaaatcaaaatcaattccaaaacttccaaccaaaaccggccactacACTTGAGGATACGGTTAAGTTGTTAGCTCAAAACACCTTGCAATTCCAACAAGCTACCAATACCACTTTCCAACAACATTCGGCTGCCCTAACCAAAATGGAGACACAATTGGGACAGATTGCGGATGCCTTGAACCAAAGAGAAGTTGGAAAGTTTCCAAGCCAACCCGTGATGCTTCAAAGGAACCAAGAGCAAGCCAAAGCAATCACTACACTTAGAAGTGGTAAGGTTATCAATAATAAAGTTGGTAATGAAGTTACTAATGAATTTGATCATGTGAATGCAGGGGTTACTCAAGGAGAAAATGAGAAACCAAATGAGGAACCAAGCCCTGCCAATTCCTCATTTGAAGCACCAAATCTTCACAAGGCCGAGAAGCCTTATACTCCACCAATACCATTCCCTGGAAGACTTGCCAAAAGCAAGCAGGATAAGTCGTTTAAGGACATTTTTGATATTCTAAGTAAAGTGAATGTTAACTTACCTTTGCTTGATGTCATTAGGAACATGCCAGCTTATGGGAAATTCTTCAAAGAGTTAAACAACTACAAAAGGAAGTATGGACCACATGAGAAGGTAGTGGTGTCTGAGAATGTAAGTGCAGTGTTGCAAAGAAAACTTCCACCAAAGCTCAAAGATCCAGGGAGTTTCTCTATCAACATTACTATAGGAGAAAATAAAGTTGAAAAAGCAATGCTTGATTTGGGTGCTAGCATCAATTTAATGCCTTATTCTGTGTACCTTCAACTAGGTTTGGGGGAATTGAAAGCCACCACCATTTCATTACAACTTGCAGACAGATCCGTGAAGTATCCAAGAGGTATAGTAGAGGATATTCTAGTTCAAATTGATAAACTAATCTTGCCTGCGGATTTTGTAGTGTTGGACATGGAAGAAGCTCCTATACATGATAGAGAGTTGCCTATTTTGCTTGGAAGACCATTCATGGCCACGGCCAAGACTATCATTGATGTGCAAAATGGACTCCTCACTATGACAGTGCTAGGAGAGACCGTGCAATTTAAAGTGTTTGAGTCTCTTTCTCATCCTTCTTCATCTCTTGAGTGCTATGCCATTGATGTGCTTGATTCACTTGTTTTCTCTAAGTTCTTGCAGGCACAATCTAGTGAACCATTACAAACTGTTTTGACTCAATCTCAAGAtgagtttgatgaagaagatgcaCTCATGAAAGTAGTAGCTGCCTTGGAAGCATTGGCACCGTATCCtttaaatgtttcacctcttgtAGAGCATTTAGAACCATCTAGGTCACATTTAATTCCTTCCATTGTTAAGGCACCAAAACTTGAACTTAAACCACTTCCACCACATCTTAAATATGCATATCTAGCTGAATTTGAAACTCTTCCGGTTATCATAGCTTCTGACCTaaatccaaatgaagaagataagctAATGAGAGTGTTAAAAGAGTCTAAATCAGCTATTGGATGGTCTATTGCAGATATCAAGGGAATAAGCCCTACCATGTGCATGCATAGGATTCTTTTGGAGGATGGATCAAAGACAACCCGTGAACCACAAAGAAGACTCAATCCACACATGAAGGAAGTGGTGAGGAGTGAAGTGTTGAAGTTGTTAGATGTGGGAATCATATATCCCATTTCTGATAGCAAATGGGTGAGTGCTATTCAGGTGGTACCCAAGAAGGTGGGAATCACAGTGATGACAAATGAAAACAAAGAGCTTGTGCCCACAAAGCCCACATCCAGTTGGCGTGTTTGCACTGATTACAGGAAGTTGAATTCTAGCACTAGAAAAGATTACTTTCCTATGCCTTTCatagatcaaatgcttgagagatTGGCAGGTTACTCACATTATTGTTTTCTGGATGGTTACTCAGGTTACAATCAAATTGCAATTGCTCCAGAGGATCAAGAGAAAACTACCTTTACTTGCCCCTTTGGCACATTTGCATATAGGAGAATGCCATTTGGACTTTGCAATGCTCCAGCAACTTTCCAAAGATGTATGTTGGCCATCTTTTCTGACATGGTAGAAAGATtcattgag TACTTCAAAGATGTCAGGAAACAAATTTGGTtctcaattgggaaaaatgccaATTCATGGTGA